Proteins from a genomic interval of Pseudodesulfovibrio nedwellii:
- a CDS encoding nitrogenase component 1, giving the protein MDLDHTRIRVEQLREKSDFPFAQLEGVGPNLAGWGVIETCLLLPQSVAIMIGPSACLRHSAFMAHARGFTERFHMLCLSELDMTMGNHLPKVEQGMADILSRREEKVAFLIVGCPDYILGTDFTGVINRLEESTGKRIILGAMAPITIGLKESPFTSAYTSFFNFLKHEERKPNENRLNLLGTFMPLSDSGEFYRVLSDAGVDDIVQIPLCPDLETFSGMAHGRASVVLHPLANGLSGKMENEMGIPTCFAPTSYGFSTIREQYERIGEAVGKSLSVDVLEKEARQAAEPLLDALRGKSVAVGCSINGSPFELARFLVDNGVNVDTLFARGTIKPYEWKLIEQLRAVKPDIQIYNASHPGLCGQTEPFDHVEVAYGVDAGIFCVNAANVPLSRYQEQKYGYEAALWMLEQTREAMETPVSNYDWIYGHDFLI; this is encoded by the coding sequence TCAGTCTGTGGCGATCATGATCGGCCCTTCGGCCTGTCTGCGCCACTCCGCCTTCATGGCCCATGCCCGCGGCTTTACCGAGCGATTTCATATGCTCTGTCTGTCCGAGCTGGATATGACCATGGGCAACCATCTGCCCAAGGTGGAGCAGGGCATGGCGGACATCCTTTCCCGACGCGAGGAAAAGGTCGCCTTTCTTATTGTCGGTTGCCCTGATTACATCCTCGGCACGGATTTCACCGGGGTCATCAACCGACTGGAAGAGTCCACGGGGAAGCGGATCATTCTTGGAGCCATGGCACCGATCACCATCGGACTCAAGGAGTCGCCGTTCACCTCGGCCTACACCTCGTTTTTCAATTTTCTCAAGCATGAGGAACGCAAACCGAACGAGAACCGGCTTAATCTGTTGGGTACCTTCATGCCCCTGTCCGACTCGGGCGAATTCTACCGGGTCCTGTCCGATGCCGGGGTGGACGACATCGTCCAGATTCCGCTCTGTCCGGATCTGGAGACGTTTTCCGGCATGGCTCATGGCCGAGCCTCGGTCGTGCTCCATCCGCTGGCCAACGGCCTGAGCGGCAAAATGGAGAATGAGATGGGCATCCCCACCTGTTTTGCTCCGACATCCTATGGCTTTTCGACCATCAGGGAACAGTATGAGCGGATCGGTGAGGCCGTGGGGAAATCCCTGTCCGTCGACGTGCTCGAAAAAGAAGCCCGGCAGGCAGCCGAACCATTGCTGGACGCCCTGCGTGGCAAATCCGTGGCGGTTGGGTGCAGCATCAACGGCAGCCCGTTCGAGTTGGCCCGGTTCCTCGTGGACAACGGCGTCAACGTGGACACACTGTTCGCCAGAGGAACCATCAAGCCATATGAGTGGAAACTTATCGAACAGTTGCGTGCGGTCAAACCGGACATTCAGATTTACAACGCCTCTCATCCGGGCCTGTGCGGCCAGACTGAGCCTTTTGACCACGTGGAAGTGGCCTATGGCGTGGATGCAGGCATATTTTGCGTCAACGCAGCCAACGTGCCTTTATCCCGTTATCAGGAACAGAAGTACGGCTATGAAGCCGCCCTCTGGATGCTGGAACAGACCCGCGAGGCCATGGAAACCCCAGTCAGCAACTACGACTGGATCTACGGCCACGACTTTCTCATCTAA
- a CDS encoding nitrogenase component 1: MKEYHHLLPLATGYFGVSSALYDFEGLVVVYGPAGGAWHINIEDEPRWYRGPATVVGAGLLEMDVILGNDDKFIDNIVNTAKELNSRFVALSGTPISEIIGTDLKGFVMTIESRTNIPVFMVPTAGSEPYPEGSSKALLALADKFMEPDTPKVPRGINILGAIHLTMGKETHLAPLIEALQEERFEIVGMFSAPLPGQADPLEGVRKAPGATINAVVSTSGLALAERMYADYGIPFVVGMPVGLAGSNAFMDLLGGSKPDQSKVSEYTSYKRALVIGEPVMSYGMKYCLTYDFGVDRVDVVSVTPNEPLFRKYEGCAGVLAERGRFDHDTDDEGRIKELMNEPGVDLIVADPCYRPLLEGDTAFVSLPHTAMSARINWDMPYEYAMDKGYEYLASQLLGD, encoded by the coding sequence ATGAAAGAATATCATCACCTTCTCCCCTTGGCCACGGGGTACTTCGGCGTCAGCTCGGCCTTGTATGATTTCGAGGGGCTTGTCGTTGTTTACGGACCTGCTGGCGGAGCCTGGCACATCAACATCGAGGACGAACCACGTTGGTACCGTGGCCCGGCCACGGTGGTCGGCGCAGGGTTGCTGGAAATGGATGTCATCCTGGGCAACGACGACAAGTTCATTGATAACATCGTGAACACGGCCAAGGAGCTGAACAGTCGATTCGTAGCTCTGTCCGGCACCCCCATTTCCGAAATTATCGGCACCGATCTCAAGGGATTTGTCATGACTATCGAGTCCCGCACCAACATTCCCGTGTTCATGGTGCCTACAGCCGGGTCCGAACCCTACCCGGAAGGCTCGTCCAAGGCGCTCCTCGCCCTGGCCGACAAGTTCATGGAACCAGACACGCCCAAGGTCCCCCGAGGCATCAACATTCTTGGGGCCATCCATTTAACCATGGGCAAGGAGACGCACCTCGCTCCGTTGATTGAGGCTCTTCAGGAAGAGCGCTTCGAGATAGTGGGCATGTTTTCCGCCCCGTTGCCCGGTCAGGCTGATCCTCTTGAAGGGGTTCGCAAGGCCCCAGGCGCAACAATCAACGCCGTTGTTTCCACCAGCGGTTTGGCTCTGGCCGAGCGCATGTATGCCGATTACGGCATCCCGTTCGTGGTAGGCATGCCCGTGGGACTGGCTGGGAGCAACGCCTTCATGGACCTGCTCGGCGGATCGAAGCCTGATCAGTCCAAAGTCAGTGAATATACCTCGTATAAACGAGCTCTGGTTATCGGTGAGCCGGTGATGAGCTATGGGATGAAGTATTGCCTGACCTACGATTTCGGTGTGGATAGGGTCGATGTGGTTTCCGTCACTCCGAATGAACCGTTGTTCCGCAAGTACGAGGGGTGTGCGGGCGTACTGGCTGAACGAGGGCGGTTCGACCATGACACTGATGACGAAGGTCGGATAAAGGAGTTGATGAACGAACCGGGTGTTGACCTGATCGTGGCCGACCCCTGCTATCGCCCCCTGCTGGAAGGGGACACCGCCTTTGTTTCCCTTCCGCATACGGCTATGAGCGCCCGGATTAATTGGGATATGCCGTACGAATACGCCATGGACAAGGGGTACGAATATCTGGCCTCGCAACTGCTGGGCGATTGA
- a CDS encoding HypC/HybG/HupF family hydrogenase formation chaperone, which produces MCLAVPAEVISIEDDTAVCRVDRGQTTVKASLMLLPEKPELGEFLIIHAGFALRILDREEAEKSLRSMNLAVEGV; this is translated from the coding sequence ATGTGTCTTGCCGTTCCCGCTGAAGTGATCTCCATTGAGGACGATACTGCGGTCTGCCGTGTGGATCGTGGGCAGACCACGGTCAAGGCGTCCCTGATGTTGTTGCCCGAAAAACCTGAACTGGGCGAGTTCCTCATCATCCATGCTGGTTTTGCCCTGCGAATTCTGGACCGTGAGGAGGCCGAGAAGAGCCTGCGATCCATGAATCTGGCGGTGGAGGGTGTGTGA
- the hypE gene encoding hydrogenase expression/formation protein HypE produces the protein MSDKVLLDYGSGGRASQRLISQLFLNHFSNDELNRLNDAAELSMSGRLAMSTDSFTVDPIFFPGGDIGSLAVHGTVNDVAMMGAIPRYMTCGYIIEEGLPMADLETIVASMGEAARHAGVDIVTGDTKVVPKGAVDKIFINTTGIGDIIVDPAPSGDAARLGDAVLISGTVGDHGLTILGTREGLEFEAAVQSDSAALNHLLVKLVQELPEVHVMRDPTRGGLATTLNEITGSSNVCCELDESAIPVRLEVKGGCSILGLDPLYLANEGKFLCILPEEHSEKALEIMRADPLGQDACRIGTMTDANPGKVVLITALGGKRLLGMLEGEQLPRIC, from the coding sequence ATGTCTGACAAGGTTCTTCTCGATTACGGCAGCGGCGGACGCGCTTCTCAGCGCCTTATCTCCCAACTCTTCCTGAATCATTTCAGTAACGACGAACTGAACCGTCTCAATGACGCGGCGGAATTGTCCATGAGCGGGCGTCTTGCCATGTCCACGGATTCCTTTACCGTCGATCCAATCTTCTTCCCCGGCGGCGACATCGGTTCTCTGGCCGTACATGGTACGGTCAACGATGTTGCCATGATGGGGGCTATTCCCCGGTACATGACCTGCGGGTACATTATCGAGGAAGGTTTGCCCATGGCTGATCTGGAAACAATCGTTGCTTCCATGGGCGAGGCAGCCCGACACGCTGGCGTGGATATCGTTACCGGCGACACCAAGGTCGTTCCCAAGGGCGCTGTGGACAAGATTTTCATCAACACCACAGGCATAGGCGACATTATCGTGGACCCGGCCCCCAGCGGCGACGCTGCCCGGCTTGGTGACGCGGTGCTTATCTCCGGCACTGTTGGCGATCATGGTTTGACCATTCTTGGCACCCGCGAAGGGCTGGAATTTGAAGCCGCAGTCCAGTCGGATTCCGCCGCCTTGAATCACCTGTTGGTCAAGTTGGTGCAGGAATTGCCCGAAGTTCACGTCATGCGCGACCCCACTCGGGGTGGCTTGGCTACCACGCTCAATGAAATCACGGGCAGTTCCAACGTGTGCTGCGAGCTTGACGAGAGTGCCATTCCCGTGCGGCTCGAAGTCAAGGGCGGGTGTTCCATTCTCGGTCTTGATCCACTTTATCTCGCTAACGAAGGGAAATTCCTTTGCATCCTGCCCGAGGAACATTCCGAAAAGGCCCTTGAAATCATGCGTGCCGATCCCCTCGGACAGGACGCCTGTCGCATTGGAACCATGACCGACGCCAATCCCGGCAAGGTCGTGCTCATCACTGCGCTCGGCGGCAAGCGACTCCTTGGCATGCTTGAAGGAGAGCAGCTTCCGCGTATTTGCTAG
- the rsgA gene encoding ribosome small subunit-dependent GTPase A — protein MIGSSGAGKSTLANMLHGNEIQATGKISASVGKGRHTTTVRELIRMPQGGLLMDNPGIREIAFHESGNGIENTFADICKLARTCRFADCTHRHEPHCAVRHAVETGKLPQERLESFHKMQLEMQYLSERRTKSADRMEKGRWKGVAQKIKGLKKGKK, from the coding sequence ATGATAGGATCGTCTGGCGCCGGGAAATCAACACTGGCGAACATGCTGCACGGCAATGAAATACAGGCCACAGGAAAAATCAGCGCCAGCGTCGGCAAGGGACGTCACACAACCACTGTCCGGGAACTCATCCGCATGCCGCAGGGCGGTTTGCTCATGGACAATCCCGGCATCCGCGAAATCGCGTTTCACGAAAGCGGCAACGGCATTGAAAACACCTTCGCCGACATATGTAAATTGGCCAGAACGTGCCGCTTCGCCGACTGCACCCACCGCCATGAACCGCACTGTGCTGTGCGCCATGCAGTCGAGACCGGCAAGCTCCCGCAAGAACGGCTGGAAAGCTTCCACAAGATGCAGCTTGAAATGCAGTATCTTTCCGAGCGTCGCACAAAAAGCGCGGACCGCATGGAGAAAGGACGCTGGAAAGGCGTCGCCCAAAAGATAAAAGGATTGAAAAAGGGTAAGAAATAA
- a CDS encoding IS3 family transposase, with product MLRSTFYYTPKGESAFNLQLMRLIDEQFMETPFFGSRQMKRHMVNSGYVVGRRRIRRLMRKMGLSAVYQKPRTTTPHPEHRIYPYLLRGLRIDLPNQVWCTDITYIPMKTSLRSIWAMAKPLP from the coding sequence ATGTTGCGCTCGACGTTTTATTACACGCCGAAGGGCGAGAGTGCGTTCAACCTGCAGTTAATGCGATTGATTGATGAACAATTTATGGAAACGCCTTTCTTTGGAAGTCGTCAAATGAAACGGCATATGGTCAATTCTGGCTATGTGGTTGGTCGTCGTAGAATTCGACGTCTCATGCGCAAGATGGGACTTTCTGCGGTCTACCAAAAGCCAAGGACGACGACTCCACATCCGGAGCATAGGATTTATCCGTATCTTTTACGTGGGCTTCGGATTGATCTTCCTAATCAGGTCTGGTGCACAGATATTACGTATATTCCGATGAAAACGAGCTTGCGATCCATTTGGGCGATGGCAAAACCGCTGCCATGA
- a CDS encoding type IV secretion system DNA-binding domain-containing protein, which yields METTQAFRKKDLRRIRVLTGGSSAKTQRQPTQPRLYEFDEGDTLSFDEGTHGVLVIGGVGRGKTASFMLPMASSLIENGLPGLIIDIKNNLTNQIRKLAKAAGREDDIIEIGTHTSATPINILAGFSLDEMHQLFESLIISGMENSRNIDWLHKGIRILSDVAMLLHYVSQNNLLFVPNFVLLDKCINDYKFARTVFKMYLDSAYDAEDYCQRAFVTRVQTSAFHIFTPQDQTTSSKYEEQLAFQLYTPRLVLGAITSDDSLCANLSGMDCSLTLDYRELLKNNKIVLLRFKHTQGHAAKLLARLLKEKYYADIYRTLDQDYERPKHCFFMADEYQDVINVSPDNTFDDFSWFSKAREFGCINVVASQALSSLYANSSQRDQVNALVANCSTKIVLQNDDPAADAYFRHFCGLDKTLAQLGAAEALVSRFDLKKREQTVKMLHCSQAFKRIQAQLVQLKEVTPPTNVCKSHINLLRNIDTVLQLHKLPRAIKIRPDYLELTTTFKDLFEDLDEVKIRYREGLHSEVMDALKTLHTNYSGKFTVNGIIEVNYGIIYLDINSDFDVEDEIDDFVRELLEKEHEEQKSR from the coding sequence ATGGAAACGACTCAAGCTTTCAGAAAAAAGGACCTGCGACGGATTCGAGTTCTGACAGGTGGCTCGTCTGCGAAAACCCAAAGGCAACCCACTCAACCTCGACTCTATGAATTTGACGAAGGCGACACACTCTCCTTTGACGAGGGGACACATGGCGTACTGGTTATTGGTGGAGTTGGCAGAGGCAAGACGGCGTCATTTATGTTGCCCATGGCATCTTCACTGATTGAAAACGGTCTGCCTGGGCTCATCATCGACATCAAAAACAATTTGACGAATCAAATACGCAAGCTAGCCAAAGCTGCCGGACGTGAAGATGATATCATTGAAATCGGCACGCATACTTCAGCCACTCCCATAAATATTCTGGCAGGGTTCAGTTTGGATGAAATGCACCAACTGTTTGAATCGCTTATCATCAGCGGCATGGAGAACAGCCGAAACATAGACTGGCTCCATAAAGGTATCCGGATACTCAGCGATGTCGCTATGTTGTTACATTACGTGTCACAAAATAATTTACTATTTGTACCCAACTTCGTATTACTCGATAAATGCATTAATGATTATAAATTCGCACGCACTGTTTTTAAAATGTACTTGGACAGTGCATACGATGCCGAAGATTACTGCCAACGCGCTTTTGTCACGAGGGTCCAAACTTCAGCCTTCCATATCTTCACTCCGCAAGACCAAACGACATCGTCCAAGTATGAAGAACAGCTCGCCTTCCAGCTTTACACACCACGACTGGTCCTAGGAGCCATCACTTCAGATGATTCTCTGTGCGCCAACCTGTCGGGCATGGATTGCTCGCTCACTCTGGATTACCGAGAACTTCTGAAAAACAATAAGATCGTCCTGCTCCGTTTTAAACATACGCAGGGACATGCAGCCAAACTGCTGGCACGACTGCTCAAAGAAAAATACTACGCGGACATCTATCGTACTTTGGACCAGGATTACGAACGCCCTAAACATTGCTTTTTCATGGCCGACGAATACCAAGACGTCATCAACGTCTCACCGGACAACACTTTCGATGACTTTTCTTGGTTTTCTAAGGCACGTGAATTTGGCTGCATCAACGTGGTGGCTTCACAGGCACTCTCAAGCCTGTATGCAAACAGTTCCCAGCGAGATCAAGTCAATGCTCTGGTTGCGAATTGCTCTACCAAGATCGTCCTGCAAAACGATGATCCGGCAGCCGATGCTTATTTCCGGCACTTCTGCGGCTTGGACAAAACACTCGCTCAACTGGGAGCAGCCGAAGCACTTGTCTCTCGCTTCGATTTGAAGAAACGCGAGCAAACAGTCAAAATGTTGCATTGCAGCCAGGCTTTCAAACGAATACAGGCGCAATTAGTTCAGCTTAAGGAGGTTACTCCTCCCACAAACGTCTGCAAATCCCACATCAATTTACTGCGAAATATTGATACCGTACTGCAACTTCACAAGCTACCACGGGCAATCAAAATACGACCTGACTATTTAGAACTGACCACAACCTTCAAAGACCTATTCGAGGACTTGGACGAAGTAAAAATCAGATACAGAGAAGGACTCCATAGTGAAGTCATGGACGCATTGAAAACCCTGCACACAAACTACAGCGGTAAGTTTACTGTCAACGGAATCATTGAAGTCAACTATGGCATCATCTACCTCGACATTAATTCAGATTTCGATGTTGAGGATGAAATAGACGACTTCGTACGCGAACTATTGGAGAAAGAACATGAAGAACAAAAAAGCAGATAA
- a CDS encoding recombinase family protein codes for MENKKDDLDLIADLDLGLDFKKHISDKPRLIDYTRYGPTEKNKANFEDDMGYLISDVSFLDQAGSKTTEYRPQLEKCINQLRQGDRLNIPSIDRLARNTKELVELIKRIADKGVSIEFEREGIKLGPELPDFEEKLNLIEGIYKAEQAVALERRKEGLIKAKKKGVRLGRPTKVSDEKRSQIRRRLADGEKAPSLAKEYGISESLVYTIGREGGR; via the coding sequence ATGGAAAACAAAAAGGACGATCTCGACCTCATAGCAGACTTGGACTTGGGCCTGGATTTCAAAAAACATATCAGCGATAAGCCTCGCTTGATAGACTATACCCGTTACGGCCCAACCGAAAAGAATAAAGCCAACTTCGAAGACGACATGGGGTATTTAATCTCGGACGTGTCATTCCTAGACCAAGCCGGAAGCAAAACCACAGAGTATCGCCCCCAACTCGAAAAATGCATCAATCAACTCAGACAAGGCGATCGTCTTAATATTCCATCAATAGATCGATTAGCTAGAAACACCAAAGAATTGGTCGAGCTGATAAAACGCATCGCCGACAAAGGCGTCAGCATTGAATTTGAACGCGAAGGCATTAAGCTCGGTCCTGAATTGCCAGACTTTGAAGAAAAATTGAATCTGATTGAAGGCATTTACAAAGCAGAACAAGCTGTTGCTCTTGAACGACGCAAAGAAGGACTCATCAAGGCAAAAAAGAAAGGCGTCCGTTTAGGCCGCCCCACGAAAGTGTCAGATGAAAAGCGTTCACAGATTCGCAGACGGCTCGCTGACGGCGAAAAAGCTCCATCACTCGCCAAGGAATATGGGATTTCAGAAAGCCTCGTTTACACAATAGGCCGGGAAGGTGGACGTTAG
- a CDS encoding helix-turn-helix domain-containing protein — translation MSGNYTKQERTFLKRLGKAIKERRTQEGLSQERLAELTGLHRTYVGSVERGERNISALNTKVLADALGCQASDLFRSAE, via the coding sequence ATGTCTGGAAATTACACGAAGCAGGAAAGAACATTTTTGAAGAGGCTTGGAAAGGCCATTAAAGAACGACGGACACAAGAAGGCCTGTCGCAAGAAAGGCTCGCAGAATTAACCGGACTACACAGAACTTATGTAGGCTCTGTTGAGCGTGGAGAGCGTAATATCAGCGCGCTAAACACCAAAGTACTGGCTGACGCTTTAGGATGTCAGGCTAGCGATCTATTTCGAAGTGCCGAATAA
- a CDS encoding helix-turn-helix domain-containing protein — MKKKLPISVRSGLKKLGDSLKKARLRRRLKMVTIANRAGISRETLAKIQKGDSGVSIGNYAAVIFALGLGVEWMGLADISEDKVGQALDEERIPRRARDIKA, encoded by the coding sequence ATGAAAAAGAAACTCCCAATATCGGTCCGTAGCGGATTAAAAAAACTCGGTGACTCCTTAAAGAAAGCCAGACTCCGGAGACGATTAAAAATGGTAACCATCGCTAATCGAGCTGGGATCAGTCGTGAGACTTTGGCCAAGATTCAAAAAGGTGATTCAGGTGTGAGCATAGGAAATTATGCAGCCGTCATTTTCGCTCTTGGCCTGGGTGTTGAGTGGATGGGCTTGGCTGACATCTCGGAAGATAAGGTAGGACAGGCCTTAGATGAAGAGCGCATTCCTCGTCGCGCCAGAGATATTAAGGCATAG
- a CDS encoding type II toxin-antitoxin system HipA family toxin, translating to MAKEIYVYVDLQEGTHPVGTLWVHANNAGESASFEYAPEWRNSPSKFSLEPALEVGEGAFHTDAGKSLFGSIGDSAPDRWGRVLMKRREAHAAKAEKRNPRLLHDSDYLLMVNDFSRQGALRFAETKNGPFMAADTNDSIPPVVDLRRLLNASERIQARQELDQDIKDLVDPGASLGGARPKASVIDTNGDLLIAKFPSRNDDWDVELWEYLSFKMAERAGIPTPATRLERINDKNVLLLKRFDRREKGIRIPFLSAMSMLSYSDGTHGSYIELAEILARYGSETTLDQKDLWRRMVFNIMISNVDDHLRNHGFLYDGSAGWRLSPLYDLEPTPTHDKPRVLHTYIDMYNGTASLDLAYSVADEFDLNLNEARKIAKEVAEATRNWAYEAGRLGADKNDIETMSSAFNHDDLKLGLKAKVVIGNSRP from the coding sequence ATGGCCAAAGAAATATATGTTTATGTTGATCTCCAAGAAGGGACTCATCCCGTAGGAACATTGTGGGTACATGCCAACAATGCAGGGGAAAGTGCGTCTTTTGAATATGCGCCGGAGTGGAGAAACTCTCCGTCAAAATTTTCTCTTGAGCCAGCACTGGAAGTTGGTGAAGGGGCTTTTCACACAGATGCAGGCAAATCCTTGTTCGGCTCTATTGGAGACTCTGCGCCTGACAGGTGGGGGCGAGTGCTCATGAAACGCCGTGAAGCTCATGCTGCAAAAGCTGAGAAGCGTAATCCTCGACTTCTTCATGACTCTGACTACTTGCTAATGGTCAACGACTTCTCCAGACAAGGAGCTTTGCGCTTTGCCGAAACGAAAAATGGCCCTTTCATGGCTGCAGACACAAACGACAGCATTCCCCCAGTCGTTGACCTTAGACGACTTCTAAACGCGTCTGAAAGAATTCAGGCTCGCCAGGAACTGGATCAGGACATCAAAGACCTTGTTGATCCGGGTGCCTCCTTGGGCGGGGCACGACCAAAGGCCTCCGTCATTGATACAAATGGCGACCTGCTTATTGCGAAATTTCCTAGCCGAAATGATGATTGGGACGTTGAGCTATGGGAGTATCTCTCTTTCAAAATGGCAGAGCGTGCGGGCATTCCAACGCCTGCCACTCGATTGGAAAGAATTAACGATAAAAATGTACTTCTTCTCAAGCGCTTTGACCGCAGAGAAAAAGGAATTCGAATTCCCTTCCTGTCTGCCATGAGTATGCTGAGTTATTCTGATGGAACCCACGGTAGCTATATTGAATTAGCCGAGATTCTGGCCCGATATGGATCTGAAACGACATTGGACCAAAAGGACTTATGGCGTAGAATGGTGTTCAACATCATGATCTCGAATGTTGATGATCATCTTCGAAACCACGGTTTTCTCTACGACGGTTCCGCAGGGTGGCGCCTTTCGCCTCTCTACGATCTCGAACCAACGCCGACACACGACAAGCCGAGAGTGCTGCACACTTATATAGACATGTACAATGGTACAGCTTCTTTAGATCTTGCTTACAGTGTGGCAGACGAATTTGACCTCAATTTGAATGAAGCACGCAAAATAGCTAAAGAGGTGGCAGAAGCAACAAGAAATTGGGCCTATGAAGCTGGTCGCCTTGGAGCGGACAAAAATGATATTGAAACCATGAGTTCTGCATTTAACCATGACGACCTAAAGCTGGGGCTCAAGGCCAAGGTTGTTATAGGAAACTCCCGTCCCTGA
- a CDS encoding helix-turn-helix transcriptional regulator — translation MSNQKVLNIYELAELLGTTSAAIRSHWQRRNFDAIPRPIHLGRRLGWPMQIVEDWLQKKIEADSIWQ, via the coding sequence ATGAGTAATCAAAAAGTTTTGAATATCTACGAGCTTGCGGAATTGCTAGGAACAACCAGCGCAGCCATCCGTAGTCATTGGCAACGGCGTAACTTTGATGCAATCCCTCGCCCTATCCATTTGGGTAGAAGGCTCGGTTGGCCTATGCAAATTGTGGAGGATTGGCTTCAGAAGAAAATAGAGGCTGATTCGATTTGGCAATAA
- a CDS encoding helix-turn-helix domain-containing protein, producing MQYQNNQALLPNLFTIQDAATFLRVHRSTISRIISTGDLPCIRVRSRKLIREQDLLAFIDSQIGIETGGSSQEY from the coding sequence ATGCAGTATCAAAATAACCAAGCACTCTTACCTAACCTCTTTACAATTCAAGACGCCGCAACCTTTCTGCGCGTCCACCGTTCCACCATTTCTCGCATCATTTCCACTGGCGATTTACCCTGCATCAGAGTAAGATCACGTAAGCTGATCCGAGAGCAGGATTTGCTAGCGTTCATTGACAGCCAAATCGGAATTGAAACGGGCGGAAGCTCGCAGGAGTACTAG
- a CDS encoding tyrosine-type recombinase/integrase encodes MATVTIAKCPRKKTKDVYRVDFYCPETQMKKYYGTFKRKSDAKAAKAKLEVTIDGGELIEMPRANRSLRNKTVNHFCDLKEKEWKRRKQEGSLSPVTASGYIGRLKRIRKTFGRKLIGTITEELLLDFRAKEAHRNSPASANRYLFVVQQVIKLASKEKAITIDPSASIPKLSEKQHERKVFLTPNEIEILLEQARKQKTRHYMVLAILLAVEHGCARQEILDLKWSQIDLDFQDTGAINFYRTKNKNDRLHSIMPRTREALLERKAHLEKMRKQRGIEVKDEHVVGKINGCRSTNFNKAWRTIRDTCGFDKKLNFHDHRHTYCTNIVLAGGSTKHAASMIGHNDPRMTERYTNLENLLHNPVQDKLAAHYQNT; translated from the coding sequence ATGGCTACAGTAACCATTGCGAAATGCCCCAGAAAAAAGACCAAAGATGTATACCGTGTAGACTTCTACTGCCCGGAAACACAAATGAAAAAATATTACGGCACGTTCAAGAGAAAAAGCGATGCGAAAGCGGCAAAAGCCAAACTTGAAGTTACAATAGATGGCGGAGAATTAATTGAGATGCCAAGGGCCAACAGGTCCTTACGAAACAAGACCGTCAATCACTTCTGTGATCTCAAAGAAAAAGAGTGGAAAAGACGCAAACAAGAAGGGAGTCTCAGCCCTGTCACAGCTTCAGGATATATAGGCCGTCTGAAACGAATCCGAAAAACGTTTGGAAGAAAGCTGATCGGGACGATTACCGAAGAACTCCTTCTCGACTTCCGAGCCAAAGAAGCTCATCGCAACTCCCCAGCCTCGGCGAATCGGTATCTGTTCGTTGTTCAACAAGTAATAAAGCTGGCATCGAAAGAGAAGGCGATCACGATTGATCCGTCTGCTTCAATCCCGAAGTTAAGCGAAAAACAACATGAACGGAAAGTATTCCTCACCCCTAACGAAATTGAGATATTACTCGAACAAGCTAGAAAACAAAAAACACGACACTATATGGTGCTGGCGATTCTGCTTGCCGTAGAGCATGGATGTGCTCGCCAAGAGATACTTGACCTCAAATGGTCCCAAATTGACCTGGACTTTCAAGACACAGGAGCAATCAACTTCTACCGCACCAAAAATAAGAACGACAGGCTTCACTCAATTATGCCGAGAACGAGAGAAGCCTTACTTGAGCGAAAGGCCCACCTTGAAAAGATGAGGAAACAGCGTGGAATCGAAGTAAAAGACGAGCATGTTGTCGGGAAAATCAATGGCTGTAGGTCCACCAACTTCAACAAGGCTTGGCGAACCATCCGTGACACATGCGGCTTCGACAAGAAGCTCAACTTCCATGACCACCGCCACACTTATTGTACCAACATCGTGCTGGCGGGCGGGTCAACAAAACACGCAGCATCCATGATCGGCCATAATGATCCGCGTATGACCGAGCGTTATACCAACCTCGAGAACTTGCTCCACAACCCGGTACAGGACAAGTTGGCCGCACACTATCAAAATACATAA